A genomic stretch from Primulina huaijiensis isolate GDHJ02 chromosome 14, ASM1229523v2, whole genome shotgun sequence includes:
- the LOC140958131 gene encoding probable N-acetyl-gamma-glutamyl-phosphate reductase, chloroplastic — protein sequence MGSLSSLNSIYVDRGHFVNYQVRKLCVTASVSTAAPRNSQFEETEAQKLEKFRIGVLGASGYTGSEIIRLLSNHPNFQITLMTADRKAGQSIGSVFPHLVKQELPNMVAVKDADFSNVDAVFCCLPHGTTQEIINGLPSSLKIVDLSADFRLQDVCEYEEWYGQPHRAHELQREAVYGLTEISRSNIQSARLIANPGCYPTSIQLPLIPLIKGHLIEVKNIIIDSKSGASGAGRGAKEANLYTEVADGMHSYGLTRHRHVPEIEQGLSDAAKSKVTVSFTPHLISMSRGMQSTIYVEMASGVSTDDLYEHLNLFYEKEEFVVLLNKNEVPQTRHVRGSNYCLMNVFPDRIPGRAIIISVIDNLVKGASGQALQNLNLMMGIPENTGLLSVPLFP from the exons ATGGGTTCTTTATCCTCTTTAAACTCCATTTATGTGGATCGAGGCCACTTTGTTAATTACCAG GTTAGGAAGCTCTGTGTTACAGCTTCTGTTAGCACGGCGGCGCCACGGAACTCACAGTTCGAAGAAACGGAGGCCCAGAAATTAGAAAAATTCCGAATTGGTGTGCTTGGGGCTAGTGGCTACACTGGGTCTGAG ATAATTCGGCTACTTTCGAATCACCCAAACTTCCAAATAACTCTGATGACAGCAGATAGAAAAGCTGGCCAATCAATTGGATCAGTTTTTCCTCATTTGGTCAAGCAA GAATTGCCCAACATGGTTGCTGTTAAGGATGCAGATTTTTCTAATGTGGATGCTGTGTTTTGTTGTTTGCCTCATGGGACGACTCAG GAAATTATCAATGGTCTCCCAAGTAGTTTAAAGATAGTTGATCTATCTGCG GACTTTCGACTTCAAGATGTTTGTGAATATGAGGAATGGTATGGTCAGCCTCACAGGGCGCATGAATTGCAG AGAGAGGCCGTATATGGCTTGACTGAGATATCTAGGTCCAATATCCAAAGTGCACGCCTAATTGCGAATCCTGGCTGCTATCCAACTTCAATTCAGCTTCCACTTATTCCCTTGATAAAG GGTCATCTCATCgaagttaaaaatattattatcgaCTCAAAATCTGGTGCTAGTGGAGCAG GTCGAGGAGCGAAAGAGGCAAATTTGTACACTGAAGTAGCAGACGGAATGCATTCTTATGGTCTAACAAGACATCGTCATG TGCCCGAAATTGAACAAGGATTATCAGATGCTGCAAAATCCAAAGTTACAGTTAGCTTTACCCCTCATTTAATTTCCATG AGTCGTGGTATGCAATCAACTATATACGTGGAGATGGCATCTGGTGTATCAACGGACGATTTATATGAGCATTTGAATCTCTTTTATGAG AAGGAAGAATTTGTTGTTTTGTTAAACAAGAATGAAGTCCCTCAAACTCGACATGTTAGAGGATCAAATTATTGCTTGATGAATGTGTTTCCTGATCGAATCCCTGGAAGAGCAATAATTATCTCTGTC ATTGATAATCTTGTGAAAGGAGCATCTGGTCAGGCCTTGCAAAATCTTAACTTGATGATGGGAATTCCAGAGAACACCGGACTTCTTTCTGTTCCTTTGTTTCCTTAG